In bacterium, one genomic interval encodes:
- a CDS encoding AAA family ATPase, with translation MAEQVDKQQAIEAIASAKYQGRSGKDYLQGQVPDWDIGLCRIMAGLGIDADRIDQLIRQAPAWPGIANKWDNYPDDQGRTYGKRTILLATAASRGKQAQPEQQAKPVTPSRPQPASVAELMQRDIPPIQWIIPGLLPQGLTILAGKPKVGKSWLSLHWGLGVAYGGKVLSSVDVPQADVLYLALEDSDQRLRERIGKLTCGSAVPSNLYYCTEWPCLPLAAIELTDWLTDH, from the coding sequence ATGGCAGAGCAGGTTGATAAGCAACAAGCAATCGAGGCAATAGCCTCAGCCAAGTACCAAGGCAGATCTGGTAAGGATTACCTGCAAGGGCAGGTGCCGGATTGGGATATTGGCCTATGCCGTATTATGGCCGGACTGGGTATAGATGCTGACCGGATCGATCAGCTTATCCGACAGGCTCCGGCATGGCCAGGCATCGCCAACAAATGGGACAATTACCCCGATGACCAGGGCCGGACATATGGTAAGCGGACCATATTGCTGGCCACAGCAGCAAGCAGAGGTAAGCAGGCTCAGCCAGAGCAGCAAGCCAAACCAGTAACACCGAGCAGGCCACAACCAGCAAGCGTAGCGGAGTTGATGCAGCGGGATATACCACCGATCCAATGGATCATACCTGGCTTGTTGCCACAGGGCCTTACCATACTGGCGGGCAAACCCAAGGTTGGCAAGAGCTGGCTGTCTTTGCATTGGGGACTCGGTGTGGCCTATGGGGGCAAAGTGTTAAGCTCCGTAGATGTACCACAAGCCGACGTGCTCTACCTGGCGCTTGAGGACTCGGACCAGCGATTAAGGGAGAGGATCGGCAAGCTTACTTGTGGATCGGCGGTACCGAGCAACCTGTATTACTGTACGGAGTGGCCATGCTTGCCACTGGCAGCAATAGAGCTTACGGATTGGCTTACCGATCAC